Proteins encoded in a region of the Zunongwangia endophytica genome:
- the mqo gene encoding malate dehydrogenase (quinone), translating into MIAKPNPKEKYDLICVGGGIMSATLALMTKIIDPDAKIIIFERLKKVAQESTEAWNNSGTGHSAFCELNYTPEKEDGSIDISKAKQIFQQYEQSKQFWSYLLEKGLLKKPKSFIHSSPHHSWVTGQDNVDFLKKRHAEMTKSFMFEEMKFSEKPEDLEKWFPLIMEGRNIDEPVAGTRMELGTGVNFGNLTEQFFRILEEEYKVPILLDHDVLDIDPYTKDEWLIEAKYNKTGYKTYYDSKHVFIGAGGGALPLLQKVEIEEKEGYGGFPVSGQWLFCKNQDVIEKHDAKVYSKAGPDAPPMSTPHLDTRYIDGKKQLLFGPFAGFSTKFLKEGSYLDLPKSINFTNIPSMWGVFWHNIPLTKYLLGQIQMDHEDRMDELRNFVKNAKSDEWELKVAGQRVQIIKKDEEQGGTLEFGTDVVHSKDGRITALLGASPGASTTVHIMIDILKIAFPEKLEQEPVKAKLDEMIPFWNREISEDNKEEFREIQRKTSKLLELDALH; encoded by the coding sequence ATGATTGCTAAACCAAATCCAAAAGAAAAATACGATCTTATTTGCGTAGGTGGCGGAATTATGAGTGCGACGCTAGCACTTATGACTAAAATTATCGATCCCGATGCTAAGATTATTATTTTTGAACGTCTTAAAAAAGTAGCTCAGGAAAGTACAGAAGCCTGGAATAATTCAGGTACGGGACATTCTGCATTCTGTGAACTTAATTATACTCCGGAAAAAGAAGACGGCTCGATTGACATTTCTAAAGCCAAGCAAATTTTTCAGCAATATGAGCAATCAAAGCAATTTTGGTCTTACTTACTAGAAAAAGGGTTGCTAAAAAAGCCTAAAAGCTTTATTCACTCCTCGCCACATCATAGCTGGGTGACGGGACAAGACAATGTTGATTTTCTCAAAAAAAGACATGCTGAAATGACCAAAAGCTTCATGTTTGAAGAAATGAAATTTTCTGAAAAACCTGAAGATTTAGAAAAATGGTTTCCGCTAATTATGGAAGGTCGTAATATTGACGAACCTGTGGCGGGAACGCGAATGGAACTGGGAACCGGTGTTAATTTTGGTAATTTAACCGAGCAATTTTTTAGAATCTTAGAAGAAGAATATAAAGTTCCTATTCTTTTAGATCATGATGTTTTAGATATCGATCCTTACACAAAAGACGAATGGCTTATAGAAGCTAAGTATAATAAAACGGGGTATAAAACCTATTACGACAGCAAACACGTATTTATAGGCGCTGGCGGTGGAGCTTTGCCTTTGCTGCAAAAAGTAGAGATCGAAGAAAAAGAAGGCTATGGTGGTTTTCCTGTAAGCGGCCAATGGTTGTTTTGTAAAAATCAGGACGTAATTGAGAAGCACGATGCTAAAGTGTATAGTAAGGCTGGCCCAGATGCGCCACCAATGTCTACACCACATTTAGATACCCGTTATATTGATGGCAAAAAACAGTTATTATTTGGTCCTTTTGCAGGTTTTAGCACTAAGTTTTTAAAAGAAGGCTCCTATTTAGACTTACCTAAATCGATCAATTTCACCAACATTCCATCGATGTGGGGCGTTTTTTGGCACAATATACCACTTACTAAATATTTACTTGGGCAAATCCAGATGGATCATGAAGATCGAATGGACGAGCTACGGAATTTTGTAAAAAATGCTAAATCGGATGAATGGGAATTGAAAGTAGCCGGACAAAGAGTTCAAATCATTAAAAAGGATGAAGAACAAGGCGGAACACTTGAATTTGGTACCGATGTGGTACATTCTAAAGATGGAAGGATTACAGCCCTTTTAGGAGCTTCCCCGGGAGCTTCAACTACAGTTCACATAATGATAGATATTTTGAAGATCGCTTTTCCTGAAAAATTAGAACAAGAACCTGTAAAAGCGAAGTTGGACGAAATGATCCCTTTCTGGAACAGAGAAATTTCAGAAGACAATAAAGAGGAATTTAGAGAAATTCAGCGAAAAACGTCTAAGCTGCTAGAATTGGATGCCTTGCATTAA
- a CDS encoding DUF4369 domain-containing protein has product MKKISLLLLLVLTIIACSQKETNLKVSGNIKGLKKGTLFLQMIDDTSLVSVDSVEINGDSNFLLQADIDSPQMMYLYLNKVDNSEFDDRLDFFADEGETKIITSLEKFETDAKITGSVNQEKLIEYRKMMSRFNDSNLEIIKENFEAQKAEDDDKLIELDKRYESLLKRKYLYTVNFALNNKDLEVAPYLALSEVFDANIKYLDTIYSSLEKDVRKSKYGKQLKKFLKERREEEKLEDEIEADNTEANS; this is encoded by the coding sequence ATGAAAAAAATTAGCTTACTTTTACTTCTTGTTCTTACCATTATCGCCTGTTCCCAAAAAGAAACGAACCTTAAAGTTTCTGGAAACATTAAAGGACTTAAAAAAGGTACGCTTTTTCTTCAAATGATCGATGACACTTCTTTGGTGAGTGTAGACTCTGTAGAAATTAACGGCGATTCTAATTTCTTACTACAAGCAGATATCGATAGTCCACAGATGATGTATCTATATTTAAACAAAGTGGACAATTCTGAATTTGACGATCGCTTAGATTTCTTTGCAGATGAAGGCGAAACAAAGATTATAACTTCGCTTGAAAAATTTGAAACCGATGCGAAAATTACCGGTTCTGTAAATCAGGAGAAACTTATAGAATATCGTAAAATGATGAGCAGGTTTAATGATAGCAACCTGGAAATTATAAAAGAAAACTTCGAAGCTCAAAAAGCCGAAGATGATGATAAACTTATAGAATTAGACAAACGCTACGAAAGCCTTTTAAAGCGCAAATATCTTTACACGGTAAACTTTGCTCTTAACAATAAAGATCTAGAAGTTGCTCCTTACCTAGCCTTATCTGAGGTTTTTGATGCCAACATCAAATATCTAGACACTATTTATAGCTCTTTAGAAAAAGATGTTAGAAAATCGAAATACGGTAAACAGCTTAAAAAATTCCTGAAAGAGCGCCGCGAGGAAGAAAAATTAGAAGACGAAATTGAAGCTGATAATACTGAAGCTAATTCTTAA
- a CDS encoding DUF819 family protein, translating into MEDMPVFTNDAVVLGLLMLSLGFVFYTSSIKTGFWAKFYKIVPGVLMCYLIPAILNSAGLIDASVSNLYFMASRYLLPASLVLMTLSIDLKAIFNLGPKALIMFFAATIGIIIGGPIAILLISAISPETVGGAGFDATWRGLSTLAGSWIGGGANQAAMLEIYQYNQEKYGGMVLVDIVVANLWMAIVLLGVGKSDRIDQWLQADNSAITDLKNKVSAYSDSVKRIPSLSDFMIILALAFGAVGIAHFGADEISSFLVRTFDVFQDKKSTLASFSSEFFWMITIATALGILLSFTKFKQYEGAGASKIGSIFIYVLVATIGMKMDLGSVFENPGLIAIGLVWMTIHVVILLVTAKLIKAPYFFLAVGSQANVGGAASAPVVAAAFHPSLATVGVLLAVFGYVVGTYGAILCTMLMQIASGS; encoded by the coding sequence CGATCAAAACTGGATTTTGGGCAAAATTTTATAAGATTGTTCCGGGAGTATTAATGTGTTATTTAATTCCGGCTATACTGAATTCGGCTGGATTAATTGATGCTTCGGTTTCTAATTTATACTTTATGGCTAGTAGGTATCTTCTACCTGCGTCATTAGTATTAATGACTTTAAGTATCGATCTAAAAGCAATATTTAATTTAGGTCCCAAAGCTTTAATTATGTTCTTTGCTGCCACTATAGGAATTATTATTGGTGGCCCAATTGCTATTTTACTCATTTCTGCAATATCACCAGAAACTGTTGGTGGCGCAGGGTTCGATGCTACATGGCGTGGTCTATCTACTCTTGCCGGTAGTTGGATTGGCGGCGGTGCAAACCAGGCTGCGATGTTAGAGATTTATCAGTACAACCAGGAAAAGTATGGTGGTATGGTACTTGTAGATATTGTTGTTGCGAACCTTTGGATGGCTATCGTTCTTTTAGGCGTTGGTAAAAGCGACCGAATCGACCAATGGCTGCAAGCAGATAACTCTGCCATAACCGATTTAAAAAATAAGGTTTCGGCATATTCAGATAGTGTAAAGCGAATTCCCAGTTTATCCGATTTTATGATTATCCTAGCACTTGCCTTTGGAGCAGTTGGGATTGCTCATTTTGGTGCCGATGAAATTTCAAGTTTCTTAGTGCGTACTTTTGATGTTTTTCAGGATAAAAAAAGCACATTAGCCTCTTTTTCTTCGGAATTTTTCTGGATGATCACCATTGCCACCGCTCTTGGAATTCTACTGTCTTTTACTAAATTTAAACAATACGAAGGAGCCGGAGCTAGTAAAATTGGAAGCATTTTTATTTATGTTTTAGTGGCCACTATAGGTATGAAAATGGATCTTGGTTCGGTTTTCGAAAATCCTGGATTAATAGCCATAGGTTTAGTTTGGATGACTATACATGTAGTCATTTTACTGGTAACCGCTAAATTGATAAAAGCACCTTACTTCTTCCTTGCGGTAGGAAGCCAGGCAAACGTTGGTGGTGCAGCTTCAGCTCCAGTAGTAGCCGCAGCTTTTCATCCATCATTAGCAACTGTTGGTGTTCTATTGGCCGTATTTGGATATGTGGTTGGAACTTACGGAGCCATATTATGTACCATGCTTATGCAGATCGCTTCAGGAAGTTAG